One Oryzomonas sagensis DNA segment encodes these proteins:
- a CDS encoding peptidase U32 family protein yields MNTPELLAPAGNMEKLKIAVHYGADAVYLGGRSFGLRNLSDNFDIEEMPAALDYCHSHGVKAYLTVNSYPHNDALLRLEEFLRQAAPFPFDAYIVADPGVMAMVRQVSPQRELHLSTQANTTNWQSARFWASQGVRRINLAREMSLEAIRETVAHAPEVEFEAFVHGALCISYSGRCLISSAMAGRDANQGECAHPCRWSYHLVEETRPGEYFPVVEDENGTFIFNSRDLCLLEHLPALVQSGVAALKIEGRMKGINYVASVLRVYRQALDEYRANPSDWHCRPEWLEELAKLSHRGYTTGFLFGAPRNVGQEYHSAYIRSHEFVGLVETARTGGEVVVGVRNRIRSGDELEFIGPGMRAERLTIRDMQILTPEGDSIEADAANPNQRILLTPPFAAEPFDLVRRAKGETP; encoded by the coding sequence GTGAATACCCCCGAACTTCTGGCTCCGGCCGGCAACATGGAAAAGCTCAAGATCGCCGTCCATTACGGCGCCGATGCCGTCTATTTGGGCGGGCGCTCCTTCGGGCTGCGCAACCTGTCGGACAACTTCGACATCGAGGAGATGCCGGCAGCCCTGGACTATTGCCACAGCCACGGGGTGAAGGCATACCTGACGGTCAACAGCTATCCCCACAACGATGCGCTGCTCCGGCTCGAGGAATTTCTCCGCCAAGCGGCGCCGTTTCCCTTCGATGCCTACATCGTGGCCGACCCGGGCGTCATGGCCATGGTGCGCCAGGTCTCCCCCCAACGCGAACTGCATCTTTCCACCCAGGCCAACACCACCAACTGGCAGAGCGCCAGGTTCTGGGCCAGCCAGGGGGTCAGGCGGATCAACCTGGCGCGGGAGATGAGCCTGGAGGCTATCCGCGAGACCGTGGCCCATGCCCCGGAGGTGGAATTCGAAGCCTTTGTCCACGGCGCCCTGTGCATCTCCTATTCGGGCCGCTGCCTGATCTCCAGCGCCATGGCGGGCCGCGACGCCAATCAGGGGGAATGCGCCCACCCCTGCCGCTGGAGCTATCATCTGGTGGAGGAAACCCGCCCCGGCGAATACTTCCCGGTGGTGGAGGACGAAAACGGCACCTTCATCTTCAATTCCCGGGACCTCTGTCTGCTGGAGCATCTGCCGGCACTGGTGCAGAGCGGGGTTGCCGCACTCAAGATCGAGGGGCGCATGAAGGGGATCAATTATGTGGCCTCGGTGCTGCGGGTCTACCGCCAAGCGCTGGACGAGTACCGCGCAAACCCGTCCGACTGGCACTGCCGGCCCGAATGGCTGGAGGAGTTGGCCAAACTGAGCCACCGGGGGTATACCACCGGCTTTCTCTTCGGCGCTCCCCGCAACGTGGGGCAGGAATATCACTCGGCCTACATCCGCAGCCACGAGTTCGTCGGCCTGGTGGAAACGGCACGTACCGGCGGCGAGGTTGTGGTCGGGGTGCGCAACCGCATCCGTTCGGGTGACGAGCTGGAGTTCATCGGTCCGGGCATGCGGGCGGAGCGGCTGACGATACGGGATATGCAAATCCTGACGCCGGAGGGAGATTCCATCGAGGCGGATGCCGCCAACCCCAACCAGCGCATTCTCCTTACCCCCCCCTTCGCGGCCGAGCCCTTTGACCTCGTGCGCCGGGCAAAGGGGGAAACGCCGTGA
- the ybgF gene encoding tol-pal system protein YbgF — translation MPSGIRWAVCVAASLALAGCAANDLMVKRQTETEAKVEHLIQSDKRAEQRMNELSGQVQSQEDQAKAVSAQLKQLQDTIRELRTAQDELKARITLQAAPKIEVINQEAASKGKDYGPPADYVKAFGLYSANSFPAAIEAFAAFLKNDPKSSYAANAVYWIGECHYSLSVLPKARDAFKKVVDDYPKSAKAPDALLKLGYTLAAMGEKDKATAAYERLIKAYPGSPVAARARERLTAN, via the coding sequence ATGCCATCCGGCATCCGGTGGGCCGTATGTGTTGCCGCTTCTCTCGCGCTGGCCGGTTGTGCGGCGAACGACCTCATGGTCAAACGCCAGACCGAGACCGAGGCGAAGGTCGAACATCTCATCCAGTCCGACAAGCGGGCCGAACAGCGTATGAATGAGTTGTCCGGCCAGGTCCAGTCCCAGGAAGATCAGGCCAAGGCCGTTAGCGCCCAACTCAAGCAGCTTCAGGACACCATCAGGGAATTGCGGACCGCCCAGGATGAACTCAAGGCGCGCATCACGCTGCAGGCGGCGCCCAAGATCGAGGTCATCAATCAGGAGGCCGCCTCCAAGGGCAAGGATTATGGGCCTCCTGCCGACTATGTCAAGGCGTTCGGCCTCTATAGCGCCAACAGCTTTCCGGCCGCTATCGAGGCGTTTGCAGCATTTCTCAAAAACGACCCCAAAAGCAGCTATGCCGCCAACGCCGTCTATTGGATCGGCGAGTGCCACTATAGCCTGTCCGTGCTTCCCAAGGCGCGCGACGCCTTCAAGAAGGTTGTGGACGATTACCCCAAAAGCGCCAAGGCGCCGGATGCGCTTCTGAAGCTGGGGTATACGCTGGCGGCCATGGGGGAAAAGGATAAGGCTACGGCCGCCTATGAGCGCCTGATCAAGGCCTATCCCGGCAGCCCGGTCGCGGCCAGGGCGCGGGAGCGACTGACCGCCAATTAA
- a CDS encoding LysM peptidoglycan-binding domain-containing protein, protein MRIKLAMLLFTVALFVPGLAPAADEEPTIYVIKQGDTLWGLSDRFIKSPRYWPNMWSRNSQITNPHLIYPGQKVRVFPDRLEFEPREQAAPAAQKAAAQADTMAEVAAERIYSVRGSEGFLMETDAKPAGFIVAIHHDRIVAGDDDIVYTDIGKVQGAKGGEKFSVYRKEGTVSHPVTSEIMGAKVIPLGTLQLTDLEQKASRAIITKTYQEISPGSYLMPYRDDKRREVSLKMPTRELKGYIVESYSGTEIIAAGDIVYIDLGSAQGAEAGNMLYIVRDVAFDRKYVEGRIERLPQELLGALVILETGRRTATALVVKSIDAIYKGDKLVSLTK, encoded by the coding sequence ATGAGAATCAAGCTTGCCATGCTGTTGTTCACCGTAGCGCTTTTCGTGCCCGGCCTGGCCCCGGCCGCGGATGAGGAACCGACCATCTACGTCATAAAGCAGGGCGATACCCTCTGGGGCCTGTCCGACCGCTTTATCAAAAGCCCGCGCTACTGGCCGAACATGTGGTCCAGGAACAGCCAAATCACCAATCCGCACCTGATCTATCCGGGGCAAAAGGTTCGGGTATTCCCCGACCGGCTGGAATTCGAGCCCAGGGAACAGGCCGCACCGGCGGCTCAAAAGGCGGCCGCTCAGGCGGACACCATGGCCGAGGTGGCTGCCGAACGCATCTATAGTGTGCGGGGGAGTGAAGGCTTTCTGATGGAGACCGACGCCAAGCCGGCCGGTTTTATCGTCGCCATCCACCATGACCGTATCGTGGCCGGGGACGACGATATCGTCTACACCGATATTGGCAAGGTGCAAGGCGCGAAAGGAGGGGAAAAGTTTTCGGTCTACCGGAAGGAGGGGACCGTCAGCCATCCCGTCACCAGCGAGATCATGGGCGCCAAGGTAATTCCGCTGGGCACGCTGCAACTGACCGACCTGGAGCAAAAGGCCTCGCGAGCCATCATTACCAAGACCTATCAGGAAATCTCCCCCGGCTCCTACCTTATGCCGTATCGCGACGACAAGCGCCGGGAGGTCTCCCTCAAGATGCCGACCAGGGAGTTGAAAGGGTATATCGTCGAGAGCTACAGCGGGACTGAGATCATCGCCGCCGGCGACATCGTCTACATCGACCTGGGAAGCGCCCAGGGGGCCGAGGCAGGCAACATGCTCTATATTGTCCGCGATGTGGCCTTTGACCGGAAATACGTCGAAGGGCGTATCGAGCGCTTGCCCCAGGAGTTGCTGGGGGCATTGGTCATTCTGGAAACCGGTAGAAGAACAGCGACCGCCCTGGTGGTCAAGAGCATCGATGCGATCTATAAGGGCGACAAGCTCGTCAGCCTGACAAAATAA